The genomic segment CTCCTTCGTCCGCGACCGCCTTGCCGATCAGCTCGATATCGAGGACGAGCTGGTGCAGTCGATTGCCGAGAACGGCCAGGAAGTGCCGATCCTCGTCCGCCGTCATCCCGATGACGAGGAGCGCTATCAGATCGCCTACGGCCATCGCCGGCTGCAGGCCATCAAGCTGCTCGGGCGCAAGGTGCAGGCGATCGTTCGTCAGCTCGACGATACCGATGTCGTCATCGCGCAGGGCATCGAAAATTCGGCGCGGCGCAATCTTTCCTATATCGAGCGTGCCGTCTTTGCCTTCAATCTCGAGCTCAAGGGCTTCGAGCGGCCGGTGATCATGAAGGCGCTGTCGACCGACAAAACCGAGCTGTCGAAGCTGCTATCCGTGGCAAAAGCCATTCCGGCCGAGATCGTCAGGTCGGTCGGCGCCGCGCCGGGCATCGGACGGCGCAGGTGGATGGCGCTTGCCCAGGACTGGAACGGGCTGACGGCCGCCCGGCTAGCGAAGCTTATTGCCTCGCAAAATTTCCGAGCCGAAGAGAGCGACCGCCGTTTCGAGCTGTTGGTTGCCGAGCTCGCCAGGAAAGAGGCCAAGCCCGAAGCCACGGAATATGACTGGAAGCCGAAGACCGGCGGCAAGATTGCCGGCCGAATCAAGAGCGCCGGCAATTCCTTCACGATCGCGTTGAAAACCGGCGACGCGCCGG from the Rhizobium sp. CIAT894 genome contains:
- the repB gene encoding plasmid partitioning protein RepB, which translates into the protein MSRRDRLKGLFDDTAQELAAANYEETSLRGSAGPVRTMALTLGRMEEESRAMEAALLSGERIVELDPDLIDSSFVRDRLADQLDIEDELVQSIAENGQEVPILVRRHPDDEERYQIAYGHRRLQAIKLLGRKVQAIVRQLDDTDVVIAQGIENSARRNLSYIERAVFAFNLELKGFERPVIMKALSTDKTELSKLLSVAKAIPAEIVRSVGAAPGIGRRRWMALAQDWNGLTAARLAKLIASQNFRAEESDRRFELLVAELARKEAKPEATEYDWKPKTGGKIAGRIKSAGNSFTIALKTGDAPDFGAYISRRLDELYEAYRAGKLQAGE